From the genome of Phlebotomus papatasi isolate M1 chromosome 2, Ppap_2.1, whole genome shotgun sequence:
AATGCCTCCGGTTTAAGGTGATTGTCACTATTGATCGCTCTTTGTAAAGTGCGTCACTTTATTTAATTCTAATTCCAAGCGGTGACCGTATTTCTGCGGCTGCAATCGGCGAGTTCTTTCAATATGCTGGATCATAGATAGTatctaattttgattttgtttacAATCAATCTTTTACTGTTCGGACCCCGTAGGGAAGGTAGTATGCCTCATCGGTCTCatctcttgatttttttcattcttaaaaatttccaaCATTTATTCCTCGTGGATCACTTTTCTCAATACATctccacgtttcagacgatttctgagaaactaTGTCACATTTTGTTCCTCCGTCTGTCTGGCGTTAAAACGcatagagcccaaacggttagagatagagacttggaatcTCCGCGGGCCGCCCATAAGAAAAACCAAACAATTTTTTGGAATTGATCCAAAACgcattgtgcgattttttttttaatttttggatatgcgttagagcagaggcgtgcaagaaccgttgaaatcgaataaacgtcaaatgaaacatgtacgtcaatgatcaaaacgTTACCAGAACatacttattttgacgtttattcggtttcaaacggttattgcacacctctgctttagagATTGCTCAGGTGCACATTTTGTTCCCAATTATggcttttcaaggtcaaaggtttaaaaggctctagagaacgtctttctcaaccgaatggagTTATGTttaggctcattggaaaggtcatggaattcctgacaagtttGACCCGATTTCAATCAATTATGAAGCGGCAATGAATccattcataaccgataactaatttttatccgaaattcagttatattactcctaagttattttgggtgatattttgagtgatttgtaaatcggttcaaatcgttttTGAACCGGTATACTTAAGAAGACACTGCccaatgaggaaaattgggaaaTCTTTCTTGTGAACACTACCTTTTTCTTCGTGAATTGAACCAATAAGAAACTTTCATAATAtaagtaaatgatgcgaaatttTTTTGGTCGTTTTATGTAAAAAGAAAAGGACTGTACacagaaacaaaaaatattttataaaattgttcgtaagtgtttgtaaattttcactcactggggacttacgaaatgcccAGAAATCGTCTAATGCACTAattagttcgtaaatgtttgtacttttccacaaacattgttcggaACACGtttacttgacgagcattttttgtttttgcgaacatttgtttgtaaatgtttgtaaacacccAAAAAtgtattcgtaaaattttgttatttgttcgtaaagttttgtcagacgaacaaaaatgtacgaacaaatgtttgtaagagaacaaaaaatgctcgtcaagtgatcatgctacgtacaatgtttgtgaaaacgtacaaacttttacgaacattttagtgagttataaaatttagaaacatttcttatgtccccagtaggaattcacaaacatttacgaacaattttacgaaatgttttttttctctgtaggGTAGATCAGCCTAAATCAGAAACTGCTCCAAATGGGATTACAGAATTTTTCCTCAATAAATAATCTTAGTAATCTAATTTTTCGCGCctcaaataattcaaaatatattcatatttaagttttaataaaaaaaaaaataacatagtAGGTTCTAAATTACGCTACTCCATCCTATTTTCCTGCAATAATTCCTGATGAGATCTTATGTTATTTTTGCAGTAACCTACCCACCTAATATTGACTTCAGTCGTCCTGAAAAATCAGGCCTTGCTGGAGTTCGGAATTTCTACGTGACCCACCGCGATGATGAGCAGAATGTGGACATCGATCTGGGCGTATGGCATCTTTTGCCTGGTTTCGTGGCACGTCGATTTACGCATCAACTGAATCTTCCTGCAGAAGAAGTGAAGAATGTCACGGATGCAGAATCTGAAGCTCTTCCAGTGCCCGTTGAGGATGCTCTCAATGCCCTGGCTGAGCGCTATGTTGATCCCCTTGGGGAGGAAGAGCGCGAGGGTTTCTTTGAGGATGTGTTGGCCAAAGTGCCGGGAAGTGTAGTGCTCTATTTGCATGGGAATACGGCCTCCAGAGCAGCACCGCATCGTGTGGAGTTGTTCAAGGTGCTCCAGAGAATGGGGTATCATGTGGTGGCGCTGGATTATCGTGGATATGGAGATTCGGGGAGGGTGCAACCGACAGAGGCGGGCGTGGTGAGAGATGCTCTGGCAGTGTTCAAGTTTATCCGTCAGAGGACATCCAATCCTATCTTTCTCTGGGGTCATTCCCTGGGCACAGGAGTATCGACACATATGGTCTCGGTGATGCATAAAATGGGCATTCCTGCTCCTCCGGCTGTTGTCCTCGAGAGCCCCTTCAATAATATCCGCGATGAGATTAGGGAACATCCCTTCTCTAAGTTCTATCGCCATCTGCCGTGGTTCGATTTCACTATCTCAGAGCCTATGTACCGCAATAGCCTCCGTTTTGAGTCTGATGTGCACATTGGGGAGTTCCCACAACCTGTTCTCATTCTCCATGCTGAAGATG
Proteins encoded in this window:
- the LOC129802860 gene encoding lysophosphatidylserine lipase ABHD12 isoform X4, whose translation is MFLDTSFVFCISLVTLKVCLVGFVVLFIILPLIFRFCVTLQRGILFLTFITYPPNIDFSRPEKSGLAGVRNFYVTHRDDEQNVDIDLGVWHLLPGFVARRFTHQLNLPAEEVKNVTDAESEALPVPVEDALNALAERYVDPLGEEEREGFFEDVLAKVPGSVVLYLHGNTASRAAPHRVELFKVLQRMGYHVVALDYRGYGDSGRVQPTEAGVVRDALAVFKFIRQRTSNPIFLWGHSLGTGVSTHMVSVMHKMGIPAPPAVVLESPFNNIRDEIREHPFSKFYRHLPWFDFTISEPMYRNSLRFESDVHIGEFPQPVLILHAEDDLVVPFKLGYKLYRRALDVRKKAWGMVEFHRFEGSSHYGHKYICRAPNLPEIVRKFFDTYRNEKF
- the LOC129802860 gene encoding lysophosphatidylserine lipase ABHD12 isoform X3 is translated as MLLLRKRKFIKSISLVTLKVCLVGFVVLFIILPLIFRFCVTLQRGILFLTFITYPPNIDFSRPEKSGLAGVRNFYVTHRDDEQNVDIDLGVWHLLPGFVARRFTHQLNLPAEEVKNVTDAESEALPVPVEDALNALAERYVDPLGEEEREGFFEDVLAKVPGSVVLYLHGNTASRAAPHRVELFKVLQRMGYHVVALDYRGYGDSGRVQPTEAGVVRDALAVFKFIRQRTSNPIFLWGHSLGTGVSTHMVSVMHKMGIPAPPAVVLESPFNNIRDEIREHPFSKFYRHLPWFDFTISEPMYRNSLRFESDVHIGEFPQPVLILHAEDDLVVPFKLGYKLYRRALDVRKKAWGMVEFHRFEGSSHYGHKYICRAPNLPEIVRKFFDTYRNEKF
- the LOC129802860 gene encoding lysophosphatidylserine lipase ABHD12 isoform X1, which encodes MTSLTIHRIINNLFSSTVLPGLFVFAWLAGFISLVTLKVCLVGFVVLFIILPLIFRFCVTLQRGILFLTFITYPPNIDFSRPEKSGLAGVRNFYVTHRDDEQNVDIDLGVWHLLPGFVARRFTHQLNLPAEEVKNVTDAESEALPVPVEDALNALAERYVDPLGEEEREGFFEDVLAKVPGSVVLYLHGNTASRAAPHRVELFKVLQRMGYHVVALDYRGYGDSGRVQPTEAGVVRDALAVFKFIRQRTSNPIFLWGHSLGTGVSTHMVSVMHKMGIPAPPAVVLESPFNNIRDEIREHPFSKFYRHLPWFDFTISEPMYRNSLRFESDVHIGEFPQPVLILHAEDDLVVPFKLGYKLYRRALDVRKKAWGMVEFHRFEGSSHYGHKYICRAPNLPEIVRKFFDTYRNEKF
- the LOC129802860 gene encoding lysophosphatidylserine lipase ABHD12 isoform X2: MPSGFLTNFFVVLSISCAFSSISLVTLKVCLVGFVVLFIILPLIFRFCVTLQRGILFLTFITYPPNIDFSRPEKSGLAGVRNFYVTHRDDEQNVDIDLGVWHLLPGFVARRFTHQLNLPAEEVKNVTDAESEALPVPVEDALNALAERYVDPLGEEEREGFFEDVLAKVPGSVVLYLHGNTASRAAPHRVELFKVLQRMGYHVVALDYRGYGDSGRVQPTEAGVVRDALAVFKFIRQRTSNPIFLWGHSLGTGVSTHMVSVMHKMGIPAPPAVVLESPFNNIRDEIREHPFSKFYRHLPWFDFTISEPMYRNSLRFESDVHIGEFPQPVLILHAEDDLVVPFKLGYKLYRRALDVRKKAWGMVEFHRFEGSSHYGHKYICRAPNLPEIVRKFFDTYRNEKF